GCCAACGTCGCCGCTGCCGCGAAACTCGACGCCGCGGGCGGCCTGTGCTCCATTTTCGGAGGAGCAGACGGGAACGTCCACGTGCTCAACCCGGACGGGAAATTGCGCTGGCTGTTCAACACCGGCGATGAGGTCACTGCAGTCGAGGCCTGTGATATCAACGGCGACGGTCTGGACGAGCTCCTGGTCGCCTCGATGAGCTTCAACGTCTACGCTCTCGACCAGTCTGGCAACATTCTGTGGCGCCGGGACCTCGGTTCTGAAGTGGATGGTCTCGCTCTTGCGAAGGCCGGGGCGAACAACCGGCTCCTGGCCGCCACTCGCGACGGGAAGCTGGTGGCGCTGGAGCCCACGGATGGCGCCCTGCTCGCCGTACTGCCGAGAGAGATGCCCGTCCTGGATCTGGCCGCAGTTCCCGGCGACCCCGAGGCCTTATCAGTCCTGGCCACGAAGACTGGGGAACTGGTGTGCGTCCCGGTGCCGTAGCCCCTTCTCCCCTGGTTCCGGTCCCGCAACGCGAGGGTGGAGAAGAGGGCGTGGGGAAAAAAGCCGTCCGCCTTTGGGGAGGAAAAAGAAAACGGGGACGGGCCTGTTCTCAGGCCCGTCCCCGTCGCAAGCCCATAAGACTTCGCCGCGTTAGTCCGCTCCGGGCAGTCGGCGCTTGGCGATGCCCAGCTTCTGCAGGCCGGTCTCAGCCGCGTTCGCTACCTGCGGCACCGGGTCATCCAGCGCTGCCACGAGCATCTTCGTGCTCCGCCGATCTCGCATGTCGGCCACGGCCTGCACCGCTGCCCAGCGCACATCCTGCTCCTGCGATTTCTCCTCCAATGTCTCGGCAGCCAGTTCGCGCTTCTTGGCATCCTCATACAGTGCGATAAGTGCGTCCAGGGCTTCCGGCCCACTGGTCCGTCCCAGTTGTACGGCGGCGTGCCGGCGCACTTCGGGGGACTCGTCCCTGGATGCCACGATCAACGCCTTCACGACCTCCGGGCCACCGATGCAGCCCAACGCCTCCACAGCGAAACGCCGGACGGTCTCGTCTTTGTCATATAGTCCGGTCTGGATAACATCCTTCACCACGGACGATGCGGGAGTAGTGATCAGGGCCGATGCGGCGCGCCTTCGTACGTGGACGTCTTCATCTTTCAGCGCTTCCGCCAGCGGGCGAGCCGCTTTCTCGGAACCCAGGTAGCCAAGGCCCTGTGCCGCGATCTCTCGCACCATCGGTTCCGGGTCCTTGAGGGCATCGATTAGTATCGGCAGTCCCTTGAGATTCGACGGATTGCCCCGCTGCTCACCCTTCTTGACCGACTTCACGGACTTGGCAAATTTCTCCTGGGAAGGGTTCGTACCCGCGCAGATCAGGGCGACGCACATGGTCGCTGCGTGTCGTTGCCGGCCATCTCGCCCTGACCGGACGGCTCGCTCGAGTTCAGGCAGCGCGGCCTCGCCCATGAGCTTGAGCTTGATCGCCGCCTGCGCCGACTGGTCATTCTCACGCTTGCCCAGTTGCGCCACGAGTGTCGCGACTTCCCCAACGTCCCCGCCCCGTCCAACCGCGGAAAGTGCCCGCTTCGCCAGATCACGCACGTCTGGGTCAGCGCTGGCCAGAAGTTCCTTGAGGCGCCGCTCGCCCTGGGAGCCCTTGGCGCTTCGCCCCAGAGCCAGAATCGCCGCATCGCGGACAATGGGGTTCGCGTCCCCGGAGGCTGCGATGAGCACATCGGCAAAGGCGTCGGCCTGGGTCGACAGAGCCTCCACCGCCGCCGCGCGCACTCGCGGATCTTCGCCGCTCTGCCCCGCCACAACGCCCACAAGGATCTTGGCAACATCCGCCGCCATATCGGGGTCATCGGTGGCCAGCAGGCCTTTGAGCTGCTCGATGGAGCCCAGCGCTTCGTCGATATCCTCACTTGCGGCAGTCTTCCCCGCGTTCTTGACCGCCTCCGCCTGAGCCTTGGCAAGATCCTCTTTCTGTTCCGCCATCGGATCCTCTTCCGGCGTCTCTTCTGCATCCGACTTGGCGTCAGGCGCCGGCTGCTCAGTCTGTGCCGTCTCGGGGTCAGGCTGCTTCTTCCCGCAGCCGGAGGGCAAGCAGAGCAGTACAATGAGCAAGGGCAGGGCCCAGTACAACGAGAGCAATGATCGCTTCATGTCTCGTGACCTTTCCTCTTCTAGGAACGCCTACGGTCGCCGGAGGGCGAGTCTACCCCGGCCTGAATACAAACGCTTCTCCACGCGATATCTGTTCCCGCAAGCGGGAGGAAGGAAACGCACCCCAGCGGCCATATCCTCCTGTACGCAAGCGCGCGGATGGGCTACACTGGATGGCATCCATCCTACCCGGGTATTCGACATCGGCCATGGACGTCAGTCTTTTCGACTACCACCTTCCACCCGAAAGCATCGCCCAGGAGCCCCTGCCTGAGCGCTCGGCATCGCGCATGCTCGTTCTGGCACGCACCGGCTCCGAGCCGCCCAGCGACAGGGCGTTCCGCGACCTGCCGGAGTTCCTGCGCCCCGGCGATCTGCTGGTTCTGAATGACACCCGGGTCATTCCTGCCCGGCTTATCGGCCGTCGCTCAAGCGGGGGCCGGGTGGAGGCCCTGCTTCTGCGGCCCCTGGAACCCGACCTGTGGGAAGCCCTGGTCCGGCCGGCTGCCCGCATGAGACCCGGACAGACCGCAGAGTTCGGCGATGGCCGCCTGAACGCCCGTGTCGTGGAGGCGCTGCCGGGCGGCCTGCGGGTCCTGCGGCTGTCCTGCGACGAGCCTCTCGAAGACATTCTCGACCAAGTCGGCCAGACTCCGCTGCCGCCGTACATCAAGCGCGCGGAGCCACGCCCGGAGGATCGTGCCCGATACCAGACGGTCTATGCGGCCCAACCGGGAGCCGTTGCAGCACCCACCGCGGGACTGCATTTCGACGCCCCCACCCTCGCCGCAGTAGAATCGGCCGGCGCAGCCATCGCCCATGTCACCCTGCACGTTGGCCTGGGTACCTTTCAACCGGTCAGCGTCGATACTGTGGAAGAGCACGAGATCCACAGTGAGTGGTGCTCGATCCCCGACCAGACTGCAGAAGCGGTCAATGCCACTCGCGCCCAAGGCGGCCGGGTCATCGCGGTCGGCACCACGGTGGTTCGCGCCCTGGAGAGCTGGGCATCGTCCGGCCGTGTTTCACCCGGAAAAGGCCTCACCAACCTGTTCATCTACCCGGGCTATCAGTTTCAGATCATCGACGCCCTGCTCACCAATTTCCACCTCCCGCGCTCCAGCTTGCTGATGTTGGTCTCGGCATTTGCGGGGCGAGAGCGCATTCTATCCGCATACAGTCACGCGGTCCAGAGCGGCTACCGCTTCTACAGCTACGGCGACTGTATGCTTATCCTCTGATTTCCGCCACGGAGTGCCCGATGCATTTCACCCTTCTCGCAAAAGACAATGCATCTCGCGCCCGCCTGGGCGAACTTCGGCTGGCCCATGCCACCGTGCGCACCCCTTTGTTCATGCCCTGCGCCAGTCTCGCCGTGGTCCGCGCCTGCGACACCGCAGACATCGAGCAGCTTGGCGTCCAGATGCTCTGCTGCAATGCCTACCACCTGTGGCAGCGCCCGGGCGATGAGATCGTCTACAATCTCGGCGGGCTGCATGACTTCATGCAATGGCCCGGCGGGATTCTGACTGACAGCGGCGGCTTCCAGGTCTTCTCCCTCGCCCAGCCCAAAGACATCATCGAGGAGGGAGTCCGGTTCCGGTCGCATCTTGATGGCTCGAAGCTCATGCTCACTGCAGAGCAGTCCATCGCGATACAGAACAACCTGGGCAGCGACATCGCTATGGCCTTCGACGAGTGCGCGCCATACCCGGCGGATCGTGGTTATATTGAGCGCTCCATGGAACGCACCCTCCGCTGGGCCCAGCGCACCAAAGACGCCCACGCCAATCCGAACCAGGCCCTCTTCGGTATCGTTCAGGGCGGCCTGTACCCGGACCTGCGCGCGGAAAGCGCCCGGCGCACCGTGGAGATGGGTTTCGACGGTTACGCGCTGGGCGGCCTGTCGGTTGGGGAGAGCAAGCAGCAGATGCTGCAGGCCGTCGAGGTCTGCGAGCCCCTTCTGCCCGAGCACTCTCCGCGCTACGTCATGGGCGTGGGCACTCCTGCGGACATCGTCAGTTGCGTCATGCGCGGGGTAGACATGTTCGACTGCGTTCTGCCCACCCGCATGGCCCGGCACGGCAGCCTTCTTACCTCATCAGGCACCCTGAAGATCAAGAACGCGCGCTTCCGCGAAGACCCGCGACCCCTGGAAGAGGACTGCGACTGCCCCGCCTGCACCCGTTACTCCCGCGCATGGCTCCATCACCTGTTCCGCATCCAGGAAGCCACCGCCTGGCGCCTGCTCAGCCTGCATAACATCCGCTTCTACAAGCGCCTGATGGCCCGCATTCGCCAGGCCATCCAGGACGGCACACTCGCCGAACTGAATGCCACGGTTCTCTCCTGGACCCGCCGGGACGCCGCCGGCGAAGATGCAGGCGAGGGTGAGACAGACTGACCGCTACCCGCCCTATCTGTCCGGTCCTGGAGCCGCTATGACCCCCTTCTACATCACCACGATCCCCGGACTGTCAGACATCGCCCGGGAAGAGCTTTTGGGCCTGGCGCCGGACGCCCGGATCACCGCCATCTTCCCGGACCGGGTCGTCTTCGACCTGCCCCGAGACCCGGAACGACTTCTCTCGCTGCGATTAGCCGAAGACCTGTTCGTCCATCTGGGAGAGCTGTCGGGTCTTGCCACCGACGAGTCTGCCCTCATCACGATCCACGACTACCTGGCTTCTCTCGATCTCTCCGAGGCCCTGGATCACCATGCCCGTATCCACCAGCCGTCAGCTCCGCCCACATTTCGCATAACCGCCACCCGTTCGGGCAGCCACTCTTTCAACTCGCTGCAGCTTGCGGGGGAGGCCGGCGCGGGGGTTGTGGCGAGGTATGGCTGGAAGGCCAATCTGAAGCACCCGGACGTTGAGATCGGCGTGCAACTCGCGGATAACCACGCGTGCTTCGGTTTGCGCCTTTCCACGGACGCCATGGCCAACCGTTCCGCGGTGTCGGGCGTGGCCTCCTTGCGCCCCACCGTCGCCCGGGCGATGTGTCTTCTCAGCGATCCCCAGCCTGGACAGGTTGTCCTCGACCCCATGTGCGGCACGGGAACGATCCTTGCCG
This portion of the Armatimonadota bacterium genome encodes:
- a CDS encoding HEAT repeat domain-containing protein; this translates as MKRSLLSLYWALPLLIVLLCLPSGCGKKQPDPETAQTEQPAPDAKSDAEETPEEDPMAEQKEDLAKAQAEAVKNAGKTAASEDIDEALGSIEQLKGLLATDDPDMAADVAKILVGVVAGQSGEDPRVRAAAVEALSTQADAFADVLIAASGDANPIVRDAAILALGRSAKGSQGERRLKELLASADPDVRDLAKRALSAVGRGGDVGEVATLVAQLGKRENDQSAQAAIKLKLMGEAALPELERAVRSGRDGRQRHAATMCVALICAGTNPSQEKFAKSVKSVKKGEQRGNPSNLKGLPILIDALKDPEPMVREIAAQGLGYLGSEKAARPLAEALKDEDVHVRRRAASALITTPASSVVKDVIQTGLYDKDETVRRFAVEALGCIGGPEVVKALIVASRDESPEVRRHAAVQLGRTSGPEALDALIALYEDAKKRELAAETLEEKSQEQDVRWAAVQAVADMRDRRSTKMLVAALDDPVPQVANAAETGLQKLGIAKRRLPGAD
- the queA gene encoding tRNA preQ1(34) S-adenosylmethionine ribosyltransferase-isomerase QueA, whose product is MDVSLFDYHLPPESIAQEPLPERSASRMLVLARTGSEPPSDRAFRDLPEFLRPGDLLVLNDTRVIPARLIGRRSSGGRVEALLLRPLEPDLWEALVRPAARMRPGQTAEFGDGRLNARVVEALPGGLRVLRLSCDEPLEDILDQVGQTPLPPYIKRAEPRPEDRARYQTVYAAQPGAVAAPTAGLHFDAPTLAAVESAGAAIAHVTLHVGLGTFQPVSVDTVEEHEIHSEWCSIPDQTAEAVNATRAQGGRVIAVGTTVVRALESWASSGRVSPGKGLTNLFIYPGYQFQIIDALLTNFHLPRSSLLMLVSAFAGRERILSAYSHAVQSGYRFYSYGDCMLIL
- the tgt gene encoding tRNA guanosine(34) transglycosylase Tgt; protein product: MHFTLLAKDNASRARLGELRLAHATVRTPLFMPCASLAVVRACDTADIEQLGVQMLCCNAYHLWQRPGDEIVYNLGGLHDFMQWPGGILTDSGGFQVFSLAQPKDIIEEGVRFRSHLDGSKLMLTAEQSIAIQNNLGSDIAMAFDECAPYPADRGYIERSMERTLRWAQRTKDAHANPNQALFGIVQGGLYPDLRAESARRTVEMGFDGYALGGLSVGESKQQMLQAVEVCEPLLPEHSPRYVMGVGTPADIVSCVMRGVDMFDCVLPTRMARHGSLLTSSGTLKIKNARFREDPRPLEEDCDCPACTRYSRAWLHHLFRIQEATAWRLLSLHNIRFYKRLMARIRQAIQDGTLAELNATVLSWTRRDAAGEDAGEGETD
- a CDS encoding methyltransferase, which codes for MRQTDRYPPYLSGPGAAMTPFYITTIPGLSDIAREELLGLAPDARITAIFPDRVVFDLPRDPERLLSLRLAEDLFVHLGELSGLATDESALITIHDYLASLDLSEALDHHARIHQPSAPPTFRITATRSGSHSFNSLQLAGEAGAGVVARYGWKANLKHPDVEIGVQLADNHACFGLRLSTDAMANRSAVSGVASLRPTVARAMCLLSDPQPGQVVLDPMCGTGTILAERAPGLPQATLIGSDRWPPALASAGQTLSGAGACLLLADAQYLPLADASIDRIITNPPWGRRVGSHRQDRRLYPRFLAEAVRVLKSGGLLVVLSLERRLMFDCLDALPELELLSRTLINIGGMQPSIYLLRRT